From the genome of Candidatus Roizmanbacteria bacterium, one region includes:
- a CDS encoding IPT/TIG domain-containing protein: protein MKSHLVSNHLPYIRHIAKLLRQYLAYLYKFISWSFELRPLNLRDVTRNFAVALAYGMIVVGLYIGIGFLQNYLLRQSYDPVIYSQQPSIVYNSTKVVLHGRRFGWNTDKKSTLQANGKPLNVSLWTDTEIVFEVPLDIAVGKLSIRIDKPVFWNGKNSVTRSNTATLRVISRTNGWDEEDDLFFKQLKSLPSEVRKINGYE from the coding sequence ATGAAATCACATCTAGTATCAAACCATCTGCCGTACATCCGACACATAGCAAAGCTTCTTAGACAGTACCTTGCATACTTATATAAGTTTATTAGCTGGAGTTTTGAACTTAGACCTCTCAACTTACGAGACGTCACGCGCAATTTCGCTGTAGCTCTAGCATATGGAATGATTGTTGTTGGACTATACATTGGAATTGGCTTTCTGCAGAACTATCTTCTGAGGCAAAGTTACGACCCTGTAATATATTCCCAACAACCATCGATAGTATATAATTCAACCAAAGTAGTCCTACATGGGAGACGATTTGGCTGGAATACTGATAAAAAAAGCACGTTGCAAGCAAATGGCAAACCACTGAACGTAAGCTTGTGGACTGATACGGAGATCGTTTTTGAGGTACCTTTAGATATAGCCGTTGGTAAGCTTTCGATAAGAATCGATAAACCGGTATTTTGGAATGGTAAAAACTCAGTTACCAGAAGTAACACAGCGACTTTGAGAGTAATATCCAGAACAAATGGATGGGATGAAGAAGATGATTTGTTCTTTAAACAATTAAAATCGCTGCCTTCAGAAGTAAGAAAAATTAATGGATATGAATAA